Proteins found in one Megalobrama amblycephala isolate DHTTF-2021 linkage group LG5, ASM1881202v1, whole genome shotgun sequence genomic segment:
- the si:ch1073-416d2.4 gene encoding coiled-coil domain-containing protein 42 homolog, with product MDSASPPVLRTDADLKLKVENRKKNVFVTQLEEHREQKDEHIKHIPVITQGSSGLLETGVNTLQSTLVLKKRVEVDELNAQLMDKRQQVHDCMKILRERRAQLQQRQTETKHRAAKFDKFVEENEVKRRRALKKFQMEKQQNELKEKEKTELSTQLQDLQARRMYLKERVNKYKIFEEFLMKTLDLLPDNYLGYRTDLVMPIIRRYETLSISRQDLLQQLNSLMDELKTSQNQLEALKHQHNTYKLTTNQELSERQMQLDQMNEKNKQLEMTLQMHMAQSRDQVEEAGNILIAVRNLGEQCYLSHYGPLDSMDTVTMMDMIKEFIVEKADLERRATRLTDNSAATAKKNLSGRIQPKSRSSRSTARKTPQ from the exons ATGGATTCCGCGTCTCCACCTGTTCTGAGAACAGACGCAGATCTAAAGCTGAAAGTAGAAAACAGAAAGAAGAACGTGTTTGTAACGCAGTTAGAGGAGCACAG AGAGCAGAAGGATGAGCATATAAAGCACATCCCTGTAATAACTCAG GGCTCCAGCGGGCTCCTCGAGACGGGTGTGAACACGCTGCAGTCCACACTGGTCCTGAAGAAGCGCGTGGAGGTGGACGAGCTGAACGCACAGCTGATGGACAAACGGCAGCAGGTTCACGACTGCATGAAGATCCTGCGGGAGAGACGAGCTCAGCTACAGCAGAGACAGACGGAG ACAAAACACAGGGCagcaaaatttgacaaatttgtGGAGGAGAACGAGGTGAAACGTCGCCGTGCGCTGAAGAAATTCCAGATGGAGAAACAGCAGAATGAACTGAAGGAAAAGGAGAAAACTGAACTGTCCACACAACTCCAGGACTTACAGGCAAG GCGAATGTATTTAAAAGAGCGAGTGAACAAGTACAAGATATTTGAGGAGTTTCTGATGAAGACTCTTGATTTACTTCCAGACA ACTATCTAGGGTACAGGACGGACCTGGTGATGCCGATCATCAGACGCTACGAGACGCTGAGCATCAGCCGACAGGATCTCCTGCAGCAGTTAAACAGCTTGATGGACGAGCTGAAGACGAGCCAGAACCAGCTGGAAGCCCTCAAACACCAGCACAACACGTATAAACTG ACGACCAACCAGGAGCTGTCCGAACGACAGATGCAGCTGGATCAGATGAATGAGAAGAACAAGCAGCTGGAAATGACGCTTCAGATGCACATGGCCCAGTCCAGAGACCAG GTGGAGGAAGCAGGGAACATCCTGATAGCCGTGAGAAACCTTGGAGAGCAGTGTTACCTGAGCCACTACGGCCCTCTGGACAGCATGGACACGGTCACCATGATGGACATGATAAAG GAGTTTATTGTGGAGAAAGCAGACCTGGAGAGAAGAGCCACGAGACTCACAGACAACAGCGCTGCCACAGCCAAGAAAAACCTTTCCGGAAGAATCCAGCCAAAGAGCCGCAGCAGCAGATCCACTGCCAGGAAGACGCCGCAGTAG
- the ddx24 gene encoding LOW QUALITY PROTEIN: ATP-dependent RNA helicase DDX24 (The sequence of the model RefSeq protein was modified relative to this genomic sequence to represent the inferred CDS: deleted 2 bases in 2 codons) translates to MKVKKSRGRLISSKRGIVVRGEWKAVNMDPGLFSEEGLDGLVCFEELTDYSLVEPERAVAVGETSRKDKKKKKKKRKASEIEAEEELQSDAEEIPDEKKNKRQKKNKRDEESQDETVEDSGLEDQISQDESSDVTPETQQKISKKKKKKKQQQKKTTLAGKADAPAESKKKSRNWSSAACRGSGGSGTDVSAWKDLFVPAPVLKALSELGFSAPTPIQALALPPAIRDRLDVLGAAETGSGKTLCFGIPMIHMILEWKEASSHKLTDELRSPDDAEPRVESLYLPKDTSPAQETSDEPRDDDGEHDEPRDGGGEDDDGEDDEPRDAEGDDDEPQDGGGEDCNPPDEAGPDACAENEPQKQPLLGLILTPTRELAVQVKHHIDAVARFTGIKTAIVVGGMATQKQQRMLMRRPEIVIATPGRLWEMIKEKQAHLQNLRQLRCLVIDEADRMVEKGHFAELENLLEMLNTSQFNPKRQTFVFSATLTMVHSLPLRIQQKKRTKIEQRSKLQLLMEKVGIKDKPKVIDLTRKEATVETLTETRINCTKEDKDLFLYYFLLQYPGRSMVFANSIDCIKRLNALLQILDCSPLPLHANMHQKQRLKNLERFAEKDSCVLLTTDVAARGLDIPNVQHVIHYQVPRTSETYVHRSGRTARATKEGLSLLLIGPDDLMNYKKICRTLDKSEDLPVFPVQEKCMAAIKERVNLARKIEKMEFFHSREQQHNSWVRQASEAMEIDVDDELLMGGGKGEDEDREQQRLMKGLKKQLKHLISQPVFRNQMKTKYPTQMGKLHLPQLPISTADTALASVSRGRQTGTQQR, encoded by the exons ATGAAGGTGAAGAAGTCTCGTGGGCGCCTGATCTCCTCCAAGAGAGGGATCGTGGTGAGAGGTGAGTGGAAGGCGGTGAATATGGATCCCGGTCTGTTCTCGGAAGAGGGTCTCGACGGCCTAGTGTGTTTCGAGGAACTGACCGATTATTCCCTGGTGGAG CCTGAAAGGGCCGTCGCTGTGGGGGAAACATCACGGAAagacaagaagaagaagaaaaagaagagaaaagcCAGCGAGATAGAAGCTGAAGAGGAGCTGCAGTCTGACGCTGAAGAAATACCTGATGAAAAGAAGAACAAGAGGCAGAAGAAGAACAAACGAGATGAGGAATCCCAGGATGAAACTGTGGAAGACAGTGGTTTGGAGGATCAGATCTCACAGGACGAGTCTTCTGACGTGACTCCAGaaacacaacaaaaaatatccaagaagaagaagaagaagaagcagcagcagaagaAGACGACACTTGCAGGCAAGGCAGACGCTCCGGCTGAGTCTAAGAAGAAGAGCCGGAACTGGAGCAGTGCAGCCTGTCGTGGATCCGGA GGTTCGGGAACAGACGTGTCGGCGTGGAAGGACCTGTTCGTACCTGCGCCGGTTTTAAAAGCTCTCAGTGAACTTGGGTTCTCAGCGCCGACTCCGATCCAGGCACTGGCGCTCCCGCCGGCCATCAGAGACCGACTGGACGTGCTGGGAGCGGCCGAGACCG GCAGCGGGAAGACCCTGTGTTTCGGTATTCCAATGATCCACATGATTCTGGAATGGAAGGAAGCGTCGAGTCACAAGCTGACAGATGAACTCAGGAGCCCTGATGACGCAGAGCCACGTGTGGAGAGTCTGTACCTGCCGAAGGACACGAGTCCTGCGCAAGAGACGAGCGATGAGCCGCGGGATGATGACGGAGAGCATGATGAGCCGCGGGATGGAGGCGGAGAGGATGATGATGGAGAGGATGATGAGCCGCGGGACGCTGAAGGTGACGATGATGAACCACAGGATGGAGGGGGAGAGGACTGTAACCCTCCTGATGAAGCTGGACCGGATGCCTGTGCAGAAAATGAACCGCAGAAGCAGCCGCTGCTCGGCCTGATCCTGACCCCCACCAGAGAGCTGGCCGTTCAGGTCAAACACCACATCGATGCCGTGGCTCGCTTCACAG GTATTAAGACGGCGATCGTGGTTGGTGGGATGGCGACGCAGAAGCAGCAGCGGATGTTGATGCGGCGGCCCGAGATCGTCATCGCCACACCGGGACGCTTGTGGGAGATGATTAAAGAGAAACAAGCTCACCTGCAGAACCTGCGACAGCTGCG gtGTCTGGTGATCGACGAGGCCGACCGCATGGTGGAGAAGGGCCACTTTGCAGAGCTGGAGAATCTGCTTGAGATGCTCAACACGTCCCAGTTCAACCCCAAGCGGCAGACGTTCGTGTTCTCGGCCACGCTGACCATGGTGCACAGCCTGCCGCTGCGCATACAGCAGAAGAAGCGCACGAAGATAGAGCAGCGCAGCAAACTGCAGCTCCTGATGGAGAAGGTGGGCATTAAAGACAAACCCAAAGTCATCGACCTGACACGCAAGGAAGCCACGGTGGAGACGCTGACGGAGACCCGGATCAACTGCACCAAGGAGGACAAGGACCTGTTCCTGTACTACTTCCTGCTGCAGTATCCGGGCCGCAGCATGGTGTTCGCCAACAGCATCGACTGCATCAAGAGGCTAAACGCTCTTCTGCAGATCCTGGACTGCAGTCCTTTGCCTCTGCATGCGAACATGCACCAGAAACAGCGGCTGAAGAACCTGGAGCGCTTCGCAGAGAAGGACAG TTGTGTCCTGCTCACCACTGACGTCGCCGCTCGAGGGCTGGACATTCCCAACGTTCAGCATGTGATTCACTATCAG GTTCCTCGCACGTCTGAGACGTACGTCCACCGCAGCGGCCGGACGGCCCGAGCCACTAAAGAGGGTCTCAGTCTGCTCCTGATCGGCCCTGATGACCTGATGAACTACAAGAAGATCTGCAGAACCCTGGACAAGAGTGAAGATCTGCCCGTGTTTCCAGTGCAGGAGAAGTGCATGGCTGCCATTAAA GAGCGAGTGAATCTGGCCAGGAAGATCGAGAAGATGGAGTTCTTCCACAGCCGAGAGCAGCAGCACAACTCCTGGGTCAGACAAGCGTCCGAGGCCATGGAGATCGACGTGGACGATGAACTGCTGATGG GAGGTGGTAAAGGTGAGGATGAGGACCGAGAGCAGCAGAGGCTGATGAAAGGCCTGAAGAAGCAGCTGAAGCACCTGATCTCTCAGCCGGTCTTCAGAAACCAGATGAAGACCAAGTACCCGACACAGATGGGTAAACTACACCTGCCTCAGCTGCCCATCTCCACAGCGGACACGGCACTGGCCAGCGTGAGCCGTGGCAGACAGACCGGCACGCAGCAGCGGTGA